The following are encoded in a window of Chitinophagaceae bacterium genomic DNA:
- a CDS encoding acyl-CoA dehydrogenase, with product MYREKENRVVDGVLNSGDNFFKSDLLLKEFVNNHVSSDAFTYMHDQWTKTGKSAANEMNEWSYLADKFGPELIRRNMIGEDIFEIRFHPSYDSLLKVAVESEMLHVKWEPKLRKKYKKELHTLGFVSGYLFSLTEQGQYCPLCMTDGVARLIDKYCKQEVKDKLLPGIYTKNAEQLLTGAMYLTEKRGGSDVGANIVSANKAQKDTFLLNGEKWFCSNANADIIFALARTDNDKKGTKGLSIFLLEKYLKNGEKNPIEILRLKDKLGVRSMASAECMLKDTEGLLVGEEFNGFKVMLEMINLSRLYNSLAALSAGRRAIVEAYTFLKQRKTFGKIALEHALVKDKLGELAALNIISFYMTWKSIQTLDKADNGDENAKISIRLLTPMVKKFTAENSVYLCRESMELMGGLGYIEDGIIPRLMRDVMVLPIWEGAGNIMILDMLRASLKDGALEKQVQYIKQTSFFTEEASTIVSEKLHKLLQTAESFKKLNGDELEFAAKYFFLDFMPLVQLAILEEYSNEANQERMIGAKEYLLLKITKKHKQKPYTKEDVINMMAWNFD from the coding sequence ATGTACCGGGAAAAAGAAAACAGGGTAGTTGATGGTGTCTTAAATTCAGGGGATAATTTCTTTAAAAGCGATTTGCTACTTAAAGAATTTGTTAATAATCATGTTTCTTCCGATGCATTTACTTATATGCATGATCAGTGGACAAAAACCGGAAAGTCTGCTGCAAATGAAATGAATGAGTGGTCTTACTTGGCTGACAAATTTGGTCCGGAGCTTATCAGGAGAAATATGATTGGAGAAGATATATTTGAAATTCGATTTCATCCTTCTTACGATAGCTTACTAAAAGTAGCTGTCGAATCTGAAATGCTTCATGTTAAATGGGAGCCAAAGCTTCGTAAAAAATATAAAAAAGAACTGCATACACTTGGCTTTGTCTCAGGTTATCTTTTTTCTTTAACAGAGCAAGGGCAATACTGTCCACTTTGTATGACAGATGGTGTTGCCAGACTTATTGATAAATACTGCAAGCAGGAAGTGAAAGATAAACTCTTGCCCGGGATTTATACAAAAAATGCAGAACAGCTTCTAACCGGTGCTATGTATTTAACTGAAAAAAGAGGTGGCTCTGATGTTGGAGCGAATATTGTTTCAGCCAATAAAGCTCAAAAAGATACCTTCCTTTTAAATGGTGAAAAATGGTTTTGCAGCAATGCAAATGCCGACATTATTTTCGCACTTGCCAGAACCGACAATGACAAAAAGGGAACAAAGGGACTTTCTATTTTCTTACTGGAAAAGTATTTGAAAAACGGTGAAAAAAATCCAATTGAGATTTTGCGTCTAAAAGATAAATTGGGCGTAAGGTCAATGGCTAGTGCAGAATGCATGTTGAAAGACACAGAGGGCTTGCTGGTTGGAGAGGAGTTCAACGGATTTAAAGTAATGCTGGAAATGATTAATCTGAGTCGATTATACAACAGTCTTGCTGCTTTGTCTGCCGGCAGACGGGCAATAGTTGAAGCTTATACTTTTTTAAAACAAAGGAAAACTTTCGGTAAAATAGCTTTAGAGCATGCTTTGGTTAAAGATAAACTCGGGGAATTGGCTGCTCTCAATATCATCAGCTTTTATATGACCTGGAAAAGTATACAGACTCTTGATAAAGCTGATAATGGTGATGAAAATGCAAAAATTTCAATCCGGTTGCTAACCCCTATGGTAAAAAAGTTTACTGCTGAAAATTCTGTTTATTTATGTAGGGAAAGCATGGAATTGATGGGAGGTTTAGGTTATATAGAAGATGGAATAATTCCCAGGCTTATGAGAGATGTTATGGTTTTGCCTATTTGGGAAGGAGCCGGCAATATTATGATATTGGATATGCTAAGGGCTTCTTTGAAAGATGGTGCTTTAGAAAAGCAAGTTCAGTATATTAAACAAACTAGTTTTTTTACCGAGGAGGCTTCAACAATAGTTTCTGAAAAACTACATAAATTGCTACAAACAGCTGAAAGTTTCAAAAAGCTAAATGGAGATGAACTTGAGTTTGCAGCTAAATATTTTTTCCTGGATTTTATGCCCCTAGTCCAACTTGCGATTTTAGAAGAATACAGCAATGAAGCTAATCAAGAACGTATGATTGGCGCAAAGGAATACTTACTCTTAAAGATAACTAAAAAGCATAAACAAAAGCCTTACACTAAAGAGGATGTGATAAACATGATGGCCTGGAATTTTGACTGA
- a CDS encoding tetratricopeptide repeat protein, with translation MKIGFFIHFRLIILLITFVYSNNSFASGKDLFEKANNQYSEGLFFDAIENYYQLLDEGYRNADVYFNLGNAYYRLGKVGKSILNYERALLYEPGNAEISHNLYLANQRSADIITAAEGNFLDKIWIIWKGLFTSTTWSVLSLIFIWFACLLSLLAIFFVKSFTIKFTAYLSALIFGVFSFFFLFTSNTLYKEKYERSYGILMTTTADLKSEPANSGETLFRISEGTRFEVLRNVENHSYVRLENANSGWLKKDYFEEIF, from the coding sequence ATGAAGATTGGTTTCTTTATTCATTTTCGGCTAATTATTTTATTGATAACTTTTGTTTATTCAAATAATTCATTTGCATCCGGAAAAGATTTGTTTGAAAAAGCAAATAATCAATACAGTGAAGGTTTGTTTTTTGATGCGATAGAAAATTATTACCAATTGCTTGATGAAGGATATAGAAATGCGGATGTATACTTTAATTTGGGAAACGCTTATTACAGATTGGGTAAAGTTGGAAAATCTATTCTTAATTATGAGAGAGCTCTTTTGTATGAGCCTGGAAATGCAGAGATTTCTCACAATTTATATTTAGCCAATCAAAGAAGTGCAGATATTATTACAGCAGCTGAAGGTAATTTTTTAGATAAAATATGGATAATTTGGAAAGGCTTGTTTACTTCAACAACCTGGTCTGTTTTGTCTTTGATTTTTATATGGTTTGCCTGTTTGCTCTCTTTACTCGCTATATTTTTCGTTAAATCATTTACGATTAAATTTACAGCTTATCTAAGTGCTTTAATCTTTGGCGTTTTTTCTTTTTTCTTTTTATTTACATCAAATACCTTATATAAAGAAAAGTACGAACGTAGTTATGGTATTTTAATGACTACAACTGCAGATCTGAAAAGTGAGCCTGCAAACAGTGGCGAAACGCTTTTTAGAATAAGTGAAGGAACCCGGTTTGAAGTGTTGCGAAATGTTGAAAATCACTCCTATGTAAGGCTTGAAAATGCAAATTCCGGATGGCTCAAGAAAGATTATTTCGAAGAAATATTTTAA
- a CDS encoding tetratricopeptide repeat protein → MIESKRGNMMRAFIFMLFLLVLLSESLTAQVNIQGRQDLREGIRLYEEGSYELAEESFRRAIENNAGDRALYNLGNTLYAQGRFEEAMEVYQRIQQEATDRNLRSRSFYNQGNIQLEKGEIGESIESFKNALRWNPSDVDARYNLAYALNRLQQEPPPPPEQDQDEEQDENQDEQEQEESGEGEGDDDEQEQEPGDEERDEQEQDSRQDEGDADSDEQEQDGQSDIDLSPEDIERILEALEGHEQELQEKWQDEQISPADRSIEKDW, encoded by the coding sequence ATGATAGAAAGTAAAAGAGGTAATATGATGAGAGCTTTTATATTTATGTTATTTTTATTGGTTTTACTTTCTGAAAGTTTGACTGCTCAAGTTAATATTCAGGGTAGACAAGATTTGAGAGAGGGTATTAGATTATATGAGGAAGGGAGTTATGAGTTAGCTGAAGAAAGTTTTAGAAGGGCAATTGAAAATAATGCAGGTGACAGAGCTCTTTATAATCTGGGAAACACACTTTATGCACAAGGTAGATTTGAGGAAGCTATGGAAGTTTATCAGAGAATACAGCAGGAAGCAACTGATAGGAATTTGCGTTCACGTTCGTTTTATAATCAGGGAAATATTCAGTTAGAAAAAGGAGAAATTGGGGAAAGTATTGAAAGCTTTAAAAATGCATTACGATGGAATCCTTCTGATGTTGATGCAAGGTATAATTTAGCATATGCTTTAAACCGATTACAACAAGAGCCCCCTCCGCCTCCTGAACAGGATCAGGATGAGGAACAAGATGAAAATCAGGATGAGCAGGAACAGGAAGAAAGTGGAGAAGGTGAAGGAGATGATGATGAACAGGAACAAGAGCCGGGTGATGAAGAAAGAGATGAGCAGGAGCAGGATAGCCGGCAGGATGAAGGTGATGCAGATTCTGATGAACAAGAACAGGACGGACAAAGCGACATTGATTTAAGTCCTGAAGATATTGAACGTATATTAGAGGCTTTGGAAGGTCATGAACAGGAATTGCAGGAAAAGTGGCAGGATGAACAAATAAGTCCGGCTGATAGAAGTATTGAAAAAGATTGGTAG
- a CDS encoding protein BatD, with protein MLKQKLFYLILFLVIPFGLMAEVSFEASLNRDKVGMMQTFQVSFKLTNARGGNFQPPDLSDFMIVSGPNHSTSVQRINRNVEETFTISYFLRPRRPGKFTIEPASISVSGNEYQSNPLTIEVIEDDVAPDQRQEREETVDITAQIRENLFLRLSADKSEVFVGEQLTVDLKIYSRVRTSNFAYENAPSYNGFWVEELEVENTNIGIETVDGRQFEVLKVSKVALYPQRSGLLKIDPAELKTTVRVEIPRQRRSFFDSPFGSFQNIPYSFKSNALEIKVKPLPQTGRPEGFNGMVGDFSIEMQYDKTSLEVDEPFTVTLSKIGTGNWHNVSSPNLTFHENFEVFDPRVNRNIRQRNNRLRGNINYEYLLIPRRPGSFTLPEYNWVYFNPQTERYVSLSVGGDEILIEGEDRLLSDANNIQRREVERISEDIHFIRTGELKDQKIPGPFYTNTLFILLYTIPLGLAVFGFIYQRKKERKERNPVFWKQQRAFEIFSKTLKSLQKGTLSDEVVVQKQLVNAVHNYVGNVCGKGHAITERDAITEELLKKGVSEKAIKSLLDFIEKFELSVYAPGYKSAFSAESQKELFNIIETIDREVAKV; from the coding sequence ATGCTAAAGCAAAAACTTTTTTATTTAATTTTATTTTTAGTTATCCCTTTTGGGCTAATGGCTGAAGTAAGCTTTGAAGCCAGTTTGAATAGAGATAAAGTAGGCATGATGCAAACTTTTCAGGTGAGCTTTAAACTAACCAATGCAAGAGGAGGAAATTTTCAACCACCGGATTTGAGTGATTTTATGATAGTTTCCGGCCCAAATCATTCAACCAGCGTGCAGAGAATAAATAGGAATGTTGAAGAAACCTTTACCATTTCTTACTTTCTACGGCCAAGAAGACCGGGTAAGTTTACAATAGAGCCTGCTTCAATAAGTGTAAGTGGAAACGAATATCAGTCTAATCCTTTAACGATAGAAGTGATTGAGGATGACGTAGCACCTGACCAAAGGCAAGAAAGAGAGGAAACTGTCGATATTACCGCACAAATTCGGGAAAACTTATTTCTCAGATTATCTGCAGACAAAAGTGAAGTTTTTGTTGGAGAACAGTTAACAGTAGATTTAAAGATATATAGCAGAGTAAGGACAAGTAATTTTGCTTATGAAAACGCTCCTTCTTATAATGGGTTTTGGGTAGAGGAATTAGAGGTTGAAAATACCAATATTGGTATTGAAACTGTCGATGGTAGACAATTTGAAGTTTTAAAAGTATCTAAAGTCGCCTTATACCCTCAGCGTTCCGGTTTATTAAAAATTGACCCGGCTGAGTTGAAAACAACTGTTAGGGTTGAGATTCCCCGACAGAGAAGAAGTTTTTTTGATAGTCCATTTGGAAGTTTTCAAAATATCCCATACTCTTTTAAGAGCAATGCTTTAGAAATAAAAGTAAAGCCTCTGCCACAAACCGGCAGACCGGAAGGTTTTAATGGAATGGTTGGTGATTTTTCTATTGAAATGCAATATGATAAGACATCTCTGGAAGTGGATGAACCATTCACTGTTACATTAAGTAAGATCGGTACCGGCAATTGGCATAATGTAAGTAGCCCAAATTTAACTTTCCATGAAAACTTTGAAGTTTTTGACCCCAGAGTAAATCGAAACATCAGACAAAGAAACAATCGTTTAAGAGGTAATATAAATTATGAGTATCTGTTGATACCCAGAAGACCAGGGAGCTTTACCTTGCCCGAGTATAATTGGGTATATTTTAACCCGCAAACAGAAAGATATGTTTCACTTTCAGTAGGTGGGGATGAAATATTGATTGAAGGTGAGGACAGGCTATTATCTGATGCAAATAATATTCAAAGAAGGGAGGTTGAGCGGATAAGTGAGGATATACACTTTATAAGAACCGGAGAGCTGAAGGATCAAAAAATTCCGGGTCCATTTTATACAAACACACTTTTTATACTCTTATATACAATCCCTCTCGGATTAGCTGTTTTTGGATTTATTTACCAAAGGAAAAAAGAGAGAAAGGAAAGGAATCCGGTATTCTGGAAGCAACAACGAGCTTTTGAAATTTTTAGTAAAACCTTAAAATCACTTCAAAAAGGAACATTAAGTGATGAAGTGGTAGTTCAAAAGCAGCTCGTAAATGCAGTACACAATTATGTAGGGAATGTTTGCGGTAAAGGACATGCAATAACAGAAAGAGATGCAATAACAGAAGAGCTTTTAAAAAAAGGGGTAAGTGAAAAGGCAATTAAAAGCCTGTTAGACTTTATTGAGAAATTTGAGTTGTCTGTTTATGCTCCCGGTTACAAGTCGGCTTTTTCTGCTGAATCCCAAAAAGAATTATTTAATATAATAGAAACTATAGACCGTGAAGTTGCTAAAGTGTAA
- a CDS encoding mannose-1-phosphate guanylyltransferase: MSKNYAVIMAGGIGSRFWPKSRTAYPKQFIDILGIGKTLIQLTFDRLALVVPAENIYIITNESYYGLVKEQIPNIKDDNILLEPARRNTAPCIAYSCSKILHNEPDANILIAPSDHFIHDEIKFKDYVKKAFRYLKLNPKALLTLGIKPSRPDVNYGYIQYHEDKVEEGFHKVKTFTEKPNEELAKTFLKSGDFLWNSGIFLWKAKTIMNAFTKLLPDIYDAFRDGKNYYYRKGESAFIKKAYTLCTNISIDYGVLEKSKSVYVMPSSFGWTDLGTWGSLYDHYEKDYLGNAVSGKNVIIYDAANCMVMNSQDKLMVLQGLNDYCVIDTADVLIILKKDEESTLKKIMADIKMKKGERFL; encoded by the coding sequence ATGAGCAAAAATTACGCCGTAATTATGGCAGGTGGAATAGGCAGTCGATTTTGGCCTAAAAGCAGGACTGCTTACCCTAAACAATTTATAGATATACTGGGAATAGGCAAAACACTTATTCAGTTGACTTTTGATCGATTAGCTCTAGTTGTTCCCGCTGAAAATATTTATATTATTACAAATGAAAGTTACTATGGGTTGGTAAAAGAACAAATACCAAATATAAAAGACGATAACATTTTGTTAGAGCCTGCAAGAAGAAATACGGCACCGTGCATCGCCTACTCCTGCAGTAAAATTTTACATAATGAGCCTGACGCTAACATTTTAATAGCCCCATCTGATCATTTTATTCATGATGAAATAAAATTTAAAGACTACGTAAAAAAAGCATTCAGGTATCTCAAACTTAATCCTAAAGCTCTGTTAACATTGGGTATAAAGCCATCCAGGCCGGATGTAAACTATGGGTATATTCAATACCATGAAGATAAAGTTGAAGAAGGATTTCATAAAGTAAAAACCTTTACTGAAAAACCAAATGAAGAACTTGCCAAAACTTTTTTGAAAAGTGGTGATTTTTTATGGAATTCAGGAATTTTTCTTTGGAAAGCGAAAACGATAATGAATGCGTTTACTAAACTTCTTCCGGATATTTATGATGCATTTAGAGATGGCAAAAATTATTATTATCGAAAAGGAGAATCCGCTTTTATTAAAAAGGCATATACGCTTTGCACCAATATCTCCATTGATTACGGCGTTTTAGAAAAATCTAAAAGCGTTTATGTAATGCCTTCCAGTTTCGGTTGGACTGATTTGGGAACATGGGGAAGTCTCTATGATCATTATGAGAAAGATTATTTAGGAAATGCGGTTTCAGGTAAAAATGTCATTATCTATGATGCCGCAAATTGCATGGTAATGAATTCACAAGATAAATTAATGGTTTTGCAAGGGCTTAATGATTATTGCGTGATTGATACTGCGGATGTATTAATCATTCTTAAAAAAGATGAAGAGTCTACTCTAAAAAAGATTATGGCAGATATAAAAATGAAAAAGGGAGAGCGATTTTTATAA
- a CDS encoding VWA domain-containing protein: protein MFSFEKPESLYFLLGWVLFLLIFLSFFFWRKKVLAKIGHSSTVLKMMPLRPGGKYIISFVLFSISFFLFVIALANPRVGTSTQTVSREGVDVLFLMDVSNSMMAEDIRPNRLERAKNFMLRTIGEMRGDRVGIVVFAGDAYLKLPLTGDYRIASALTQTLRPEMVPVQGTNIPAALERAVKSFEEAEMDHRVVVLITDAENHEGDIESAVSLAVSEGIRIFVAGIGTTEGAPIPVYDRRGIQTDYRRDANGSIVLTRFNEEKARILAESGNGKFINLQTTMNAHFELINEIGELEKREIDTVVYVDFESYFQYFLFAGFLFILIDGFIPMRKSIWWDKLKNKN, encoded by the coding sequence ATGTTTTCTTTTGAAAAGCCGGAAAGTCTATATTTTTTATTAGGTTGGGTTTTATTTTTACTGATTTTTTTGTCTTTCTTCTTTTGGAGAAAAAAAGTACTTGCTAAAATTGGGCACTCTTCAACTGTGTTGAAGATGATGCCCTTAAGGCCAGGAGGTAAGTATATAATCAGTTTCGTGCTTTTTTCAATCAGCTTTTTTTTATTTGTAATTGCCTTGGCAAATCCAAGGGTGGGGACAAGTACTCAAACAGTTAGCAGGGAAGGAGTAGATGTTTTATTTCTCATGGATGTTTCAAACTCTATGATGGCAGAGGATATTAGGCCTAATCGCTTAGAGAGAGCAAAAAACTTTATGTTGAGGACTATCGGTGAAATGCGGGGAGATAGAGTTGGAATCGTTGTTTTTGCCGGAGATGCATATTTAAAACTACCTTTAACCGGTGATTATAGAATAGCATCAGCATTAACTCAAACACTGAGACCGGAAATGGTTCCTGTGCAGGGGACTAACATTCCCGCTGCACTGGAAAGGGCGGTTAAAAGCTTTGAAGAGGCCGAAATGGATCACAGAGTAGTTGTATTGATTACGGATGCAGAAAATCATGAAGGAGATATCGAAAGTGCAGTTTCGCTTGCTGTATCAGAAGGAATCAGAATTTTTGTTGCAGGAATAGGTACAACCGAAGGAGCTCCAATACCTGTGTATGATAGGAGAGGTATTCAAACAGATTATAGAAGAGATGCAAATGGGAGCATAGTGCTTACAAGATTTAATGAAGAAAAGGCAAGAATTTTGGCAGAATCAGGAAATGGTAAGTTTATTAATCTCCAAACTACTATGAATGCACATTTTGAGTTAATAAATGAAATAGGCGAATTGGAAAAAAGAGAAATTGATACAGTGGTTTATGTTGATTTTGAATCATATTTTCAATATTTTCTTTTTGCCGGTTTTTTATTCATTTTAATAGACGGATTTATCCCAATGAGAAAATCTATTTGGTGGGATAAACTAAAAAATAAGAATTAA
- the recQ gene encoding DNA helicase RecQ produces the protein MNIKQALKDYFGFDNFKDNQESIIQSILKGNDTFVLMPTGGGKSLCYQLPAILSKGSAIVISPLIALMKNQVDQMRAYSQNPNIAHFLNSSLTKAQIRKVKEDLISGETKMLYVAPETLTKEENLEFFKGLNVSFVAIDEAHCISEWGHDFRPEYRRIRLMVDFIGTNIPLIALTATATPKVKSDIVKNLGLKTPNIYVSSFNRTNLYYEIRNKSNDSDTKKSIVQFIKTKPGKSGIIYVLSRKSAEEIAQTLVVNGIKAAPYHAGLDPAVRAKTQDDFLMEETDVIVATIAFGMGIDKPDVRFVIHFNIPKSIENYYQETGRAGRDGLEGICITYFNYKDIEKMEKFIRNKEVAKREMGSQLLHEMVAYGETGSCRRQFLLHYFGESYDTSQCNKMCDNCRNPKAKIDVKDDVLTALEVIKELNEKHQIKHIVGVITGEKNRDIIAFSHDKTKFFGKGKAKEKHHWTSVIQNALVQNLIRKDIEQYGILKMTEAGHSFLKNPKPFEISLNHIFEINENGSSEDSGRSAILDPQLYELLKDLRKKVAKEKGVPPYIIFQDPSLEDMAANYPVTTEELSNISGVSKGKAIRYGQKFVKLIEQYVEDNDIDRPVDFTIKSIANKSAAKISIIQNIDRQIPLEDIANQKGLKFEDLLKEIETIVFSGTKINLNYYINDVLDEEQQEIIFDYFMEAENDKLDEAFKELKDEGISYEEIQLMRIKFFSEMAN, from the coding sequence ATAAATATAAAGCAAGCTCTGAAAGATTATTTCGGGTTTGATAACTTTAAAGACAATCAGGAATCTATAATACAGAGCATTTTAAAAGGTAATGATACATTTGTTTTAATGCCTACAGGTGGGGGTAAATCTCTCTGTTATCAACTTCCTGCAATTTTAAGTAAAGGTTCAGCAATAGTAATATCTCCTTTGATAGCTCTGATGAAAAATCAGGTTGATCAAATGAGGGCATATAGCCAAAACCCTAACATTGCGCATTTTTTGAATTCCTCCCTGACTAAAGCTCAGATAAGGAAAGTAAAAGAAGATTTAATAAGCGGGGAGACAAAAATGCTTTATGTGGCTCCGGAGACGCTTACAAAAGAAGAAAATTTAGAGTTTTTTAAAGGATTAAATGTTTCTTTTGTTGCAATTGATGAGGCACACTGTATATCTGAGTGGGGTCATGATTTTAGGCCTGAATACAGACGAATTCGTTTGATGGTAGATTTTATTGGAACGAATATTCCTTTAATAGCTCTAACTGCTACAGCAACACCCAAAGTTAAATCTGATATTGTAAAAAACCTTGGACTAAAAACTCCCAACATATATGTTTCTTCATTTAACAGAACCAATCTGTATTATGAAATAAGAAATAAATCAAATGATTCGGATACAAAGAAGAGTATCGTTCAGTTTATTAAAACAAAGCCCGGTAAGTCCGGTATAATTTATGTTTTAAGCAGGAAATCTGCTGAAGAAATTGCTCAGACTTTAGTTGTAAACGGAATTAAAGCGGCCCCATACCATGCCGGTCTGGATCCGGCTGTTAGGGCTAAGACACAGGACGATTTTTTGATGGAAGAAACCGATGTAATTGTAGCTACAATTGCGTTTGGTATGGGTATAGATAAACCGGACGTTCGCTTCGTTATCCATTTTAATATCCCGAAAAGTATTGAAAATTATTATCAGGAAACCGGAAGGGCAGGCAGAGATGGTCTGGAAGGTATCTGTATTACCTATTTCAACTACAAGGATATTGAAAAAATGGAGAAATTTATCCGGAATAAAGAGGTTGCAAAACGGGAAATGGGCTCGCAGCTACTTCACGAAATGGTTGCTTACGGAGAAACAGGATCTTGTAGAAGACAGTTTTTATTACACTATTTTGGAGAAAGTTATGACACAAGCCAATGTAATAAAATGTGTGATAATTGCCGAAATCCAAAGGCAAAAATTGATGTAAAAGACGATGTATTAACTGCTTTGGAAGTTATCAAAGAGCTAAATGAAAAACATCAGATAAAGCACATAGTGGGTGTGATTACGGGTGAAAAAAACAGAGACATTATTGCTTTTTCACATGATAAAACTAAATTTTTCGGAAAAGGCAAAGCCAAAGAGAAACATCATTGGACTTCTGTAATTCAGAATGCACTTGTACAAAATTTAATTCGAAAGGATATTGAACAGTACGGTATTTTAAAAATGACTGAAGCCGGTCATAGTTTCCTTAAAAATCCGAAGCCTTTTGAGATTTCGCTTAATCATATTTTTGAGATTAACGAGAACGGATCCTCAGAAGACTCAGGACGATCTGCTATTTTAGACCCGCAACTCTACGAACTGCTAAAAGATCTCAGAAAGAAAGTTGCTAAAGAAAAGGGAGTCCCTCCATACATTATTTTTCAAGACCCTTCCTTGGAAGACATGGCAGCCAATTACCCTGTCACAACCGAAGAATTATCAAACATCTCCGGAGTAAGCAAAGGTAAGGCTATACGATATGGGCAAAAATTTGTTAAACTTATCGAGCAATATGTAGAGGATAATGATATTGATCGGCCTGTAGACTTTACCATTAAATCGATTGCAAATAAATCTGCTGCAAAAATCTCCATCATTCAAAATATTGACAGACAAATACCACTTGAAGATATCGCTAACCAGAAAGGACTCAAATTTGAAGACCTCCTCAAAGAGATTGAAACTATTGTGTTTTCAGGTACTAAAATTAATCTGAATTATTACATCAATGATGTGCTTGATGAAGAACAACAAGAAATAATATTTGATTATTTTATGGAGGCTGAAAACGACAAGCTTGATGAAGCTTTTAAAGAATTGAAAGATGAAGGTATCAGCTATGAAGAAATTCAATTGATGAGGATTAAATTCTTCTCAGAAATGGCCAATTAA